The Megalobrama amblycephala isolate DHTTF-2021 linkage group LG7, ASM1881202v1, whole genome shotgun sequence genome window below encodes:
- the tmco3 gene encoding LOW QUALITY PROTEIN: transmembrane and coiled-coil domain-containing protein 3 (The sequence of the model RefSeq protein was modified relative to this genomic sequence to represent the inferred CDS: deleted 1 base in 1 codon): protein MLAGRMRALCAVLCLGLVAALQPKQVHKAQPGVYGQQWVTENCRRLSILLRQKNSAVRKLGAAAVALERDETLAQPEKLFRVHTLEVFQRELNESERSLFQAVEGLQRVLKGNFRDVVNMKDSSRQRLQALREAAIKEEQEYMELVAAEKHQQEALKVAQDRNKTLSMLDEILEDVRKAADRLEEDIEDHAFDNNKQMKGVNVEAVLRVEEDEEDGKRKNVSRQEDKGNLGLSMLIDSQNNQYVLTKPRDSTMPRADHHFIKDLVIVVMLSLPCGWLCTLMGLPPMFGYIICGVLLGPSGLNSIKSMVQVETLGELGVFFTLFVVGLEFSPERLHKVWKISLQGSGYLSLLMVAAGLLWGQMLGLHPTQTVFISSCLSLSSTPLVSRFLAGGSRGESKEGELDYSSVLLGMLVMQDVQLGLFIAVMPTLIQGGNGDTDSVLMGALHVLVLLTRVLVSLAAVLLMCWLLRSHLIGPFYRKLHAESKGNKEILVLGTSAFVFMMLTVTEFMDVSMELGCFLAGALLSSQGHMVTAEVMSCTEPIRDFLAIIFFASIGLHVFPTFVLYELTILLVLTFSLVIMKFIMAVLVLSAILPPGSRHIRWLVSAGLAQVSEFSFVLGSRARRAGIISREVYLLVLSVTTLSLLLAPVLWRAATLKCIPRAERKPLT from the exons CGGGTCGGATGCGAGCCCTGTGTGCAGTGCTGTGCCTCGGCCTGGTGGCGGCGCTGCAGCCGAAGCAGGTCCACAAAGCGCAGCCCGGCGTCTACGGACAGCAGTGGGTGACGGAGAACTGCAGGCGGCTCTCCATCCTGCTGAGGCAGAAGAACTCGGCCGTCCGTAAGCTGGGCGCGGCCGCGGTGGCGCTGGAGCGGGACGAGACGCTGGCGCAGCCGGAGAAGCTGTTCCGCGTTCACACGCTGGAGGTGTTTCAGCGCGAGCTGAACGAGAGCGAACGCTCCCTCTTCCAGGCCGTGGAGGGGCTGCAGAGGGTGCTGAAGGGGAACTTCAGAGACGTGGTCAACATGAAGGACAGCAGCCGGCAGAGACTCCAGGCGCTCAGGGAAGCCGCCATCAAG GAGGAGCAGGAGTACATGGAGCTGGTGGCAGCGGAGAAACACCAGCAGGAGGCGCTGAAGGTGGCACAAGACCGAAACAAAACCCTGTCCATGCTGGACGAGATCCTGGAGGACGTGAGGAAGGCCGCAGACCGGCTGGAGGAGGACATCGAGGACCACGCCTTCGACAACAACAAACAG ATGAAGGGGGTGAACGTGGAGGCCGTCCTGAGGGtggaggaggatgaggaggacGGGAAGAGGAAGAACGTGTCGAGGCAGGAGGACAAAGGCAATCTGGGGCTCAGCATGCTGATCGACTCGCAGAATAACCAGTATGTGCTGACCAAACCACGCGACTCCACCATGCCCCGCGCCGACCACCACTTCATCAAG GATCTGGTGATCGTGGTCATGTTGTCTCTGCCGTGCGGGTGGCTGTGTACGCTGATGGGACTGCCGCCCATGTTCGGTTACATCATCTGCGGGGTTCTGCTCGGCCCATCAGGACTCAACAGCATTAAA TCGATGGTTCAGGTGGAGACGTTAGGAGAGCTGGGCGTGTTCTTCACTCTTTTTGTGGTCGGTCTGGAGTTTTCACCTGAACGCCTCCACAAG GTGTGGAAGATCTCGCTGCAGGGCTCTGGATATCTGAGTCTCCTGATGGTGGCCGCTGGCCTGCTGTGGGGTCAGATGCTCGGCCTTCACCCCACACAGACCGTCTTCATCTCcagctgtctgtctctctccagCACTCCTCTGGTGTCTCGCTTCCTGGCCGGAGGCTCCAGAGGAGAGTCAAAGGAGG GTGAGCTGGACTACAGCAGTGTTTTGCTGGGCATGCTGGTCATGCAGGACGTGCAGCTCGGTCTGTTCATCGCTGTCATGCCCACATTGATTCAAGGAGGAAATGGAGACACTGACAG TGTGCTGATGGGAGCGCTGCATGTTCTGGTTCTGCTGACTCGGGTCCTGGTGTCGCTGGCGGCCGTGCTGCTGATGTGTTGGCTCCTGCGCTCTCATCTGATTGGTCCGTTCTACAGGAAGTTGCATGCGGAGAGCAAAGGGAACAAGGAAATACTAGTGCTGGGCACCAGCGCCTTTGTGTTCATGATGCTGACG GTGACAGAATTTATGGACGTGTCTATGGAGTTGGGATGCTTCCTGGCCGGAGCGCTGCTCTCATCGCAAGGTCACATGGTCACAGCTGAGGTCATGAGCTGCACTGAACCAATCAGAGACTTCCTGGCCATCATCTTCTTTGCATCTATTG GGCTGCACGTG TTCCCGACCTTCGTCCTGTACGAGCTGACCATCCTGCTGGTCCTGACCTTCTCTCTGGTCATTATGAAG TTCATCATGGCGGTGCTGGTTCTGTCCGCCATCCTTCCTCCGGGCTCGCGTCACATCCGCTGGCTGGTGTCGGCCGGACTGGCGCAGGTCAGCGAGTTCTCCTTCGTCCTGGGCAGTCGTGCTCGTCGGGCCGGCATCATCTCCAGAGAG GTGTATCTGCTGGTTCTCAGCGTCACGACTCTAAGCCTCCTCCTCGCTCCAGTGTTGTGGAGAGCCGCCACGCTCAAATGCATCCCGCGGGCCGAGAGGAAGCCGCTCACCTGA